A region of the Paracoccaceae bacterium genome:
CATCGCCGCTGCCGCCTCGCGCAGCTCCATCAGGAACCGGTCTGCCGCCCGCAGCAGGGCCGCGCCGCCGATGGCGGTCGACCGGCTGGCCAGCGCCCCGATCCCCTCGGGCATCACCGCCGTGTCGCCCGCCGCCACCGCGATCCGCCCCGGGTCGATGCCCAGCCGTTCGGCCACGATCTGCGCCGCCGCCGTTTCGCGCCCCTGCCCCTGCGCCGACGACCCGCTGCGCGCCCGGACCGTTCCGTCCGGCAACAGGTCGATCCCCGCCGTTTCCCAGCCCTGACCGCAGGGTTCGACGTATAGCCCGATGCCGATGCCGCAGACCGCGCCCGCCGCGCGCCGCGCGGCCTGGCGCAGGCGCAGCCCGGCATAGTCCGCCGCCACCGCCATCCGGTCCAGCAACGCGCCCATGTCGCCCGAACAGGCGCGCGGCCCGGCACCCGACACATGCCGCCGCCGCATCTCCAGCGGGTCGGTGCCATCCGCCTCGGCGGCGCGGTCCATCAGACGCTCCAGCAGCATCGCCGCCTCCGGGCGCCCGGCACCGCGATAGATGTTGACCGCCGGCCCCTCGGTGGTCAGCGCCGTCACCTCGGCCCCGCAATCCTCGATCAGGTAGGGCCCGGGCAGGATGCGGGCGCCGTTGCGCGCCGGGGCAAGCGCCGAATAGGGCATCCAGTGGCCCAGCGGAAAGGTCATCGTCGCCCGCAGCGCGGTGATCCGGCCGCCCTCCAGCACCGCCTCGGCCCGCGTCCGCGCGCCGCGCCCCTGGGTCGCGGCCACGAAATCCTCTGACCGCGTGCCCTGCCAGAACACCCCGCGCCCCAGCCGCAGCGCGGCCGCCGCGACCACCGCATCCTCGGGCATCAGGCTGGCCTTGCCGCCAAAGGCACCGCCCACATCGGGCGCGACCACCCGCACCCGGTCGGGCGGCAGCCCCAGCATGGCCGCCAGGTCGTCGCGGCAGCGCTGCGGTGTCTGCACCGGCAGCCAGACGGTCAGCCCCGCATCGTCCGGCACCGCCAGCGCCGCGCGCGGTTCCATCGCCATCGGCGCGACAAGGGCGTGGTCCACCCGCGCCACGATGCGTTGCCCCCCGGGCGGCAGCGCATCGGCCGCACCGACGCGCTCGCGCGCCACGGGCTCGGGCGATTCGGGGTCTTCCTCCACCTCGAACAGGATCGCATCGACAGCATCCCGGGCGGCCTCGGGCGTGTCGGCCACCACCGCCGCCACCGCCTGCCCGGCGGCGCGCACGAAACCCCGTGCCAGCGGCACCAGCGGCACCATCCGCGCCTCGGGCAGCAGCGGGTTGACCGCCGCCGTCGCCTGCCAGACCAGATCGCCCGCCGTCAGAACGGCACGAACCCCGGGCAGGTCCCGCGCATCGGCCGTATCCAGCAGGGCGATCCGGCCCGCACGGTAGGGCGACCGCAGGAACGCCAGATGCAGGCATCCCGGCGGCACCAGGTTGGCCACGAACCGACCCTGCCCGGCCAGAAGCCGCGCATCCTCGCGCCGGGGCATGGCCCGGCCGATCCATCCCTGATGTGTCGCGGTGCCGTCCAAGGGTGCCTCCGGCCGACAGTCAAGCGGATGGACACCTATCAGACAATCCGTCAGTATCTTATCTATTCATAACAGATGACAATGAATGCGCCCGCCCCTGCGCCAGATCGAGACCTTCCTTGCGATTGCCGAAACCGGCAGCCTGTCCGCCGCCGCCCGGCGCCTCGGGCTGTCGCAGCCCGCCGTCAGCCAGGCGCTGCGCGACCTCGAATCGCATCTCGGCCTGCGCCTGATCGACCGGACGACGCGCCGGCTGGCGCTGACCGAGGCGGGCCAGACCTTCCGCACGCTGGCCGGGCGCGGCCTCGCGGCGCTCGACCACGCCGCCGAGGCGGCGCGCGATGCCGCGGCGCTGCGAACGGGGCGCGTGCGGCTGGCCGCGCCCCCCTTTCTCGCGGCCACCGTGCTGCCGCCGGTGCTGGCCGCGTTCCGCGCCCTGCATCCCGGCCTTGCGGTCGATCTGGCCGACCTGCCCACCGCGGGAATCGTGGCGCGGTTGCGCGGCGGCGGGGCGGACATCGGCCTTGGCACCTTTCCCGTGGCCGAGGCCGACCTGTCGCGCCGCCCGGTCCTGTCCGATCCGATGATGGCCTTCGCCGCGCCCGGCACGCTGCCCCCGGCCCCACGCTGGGCCGATCTTGCGGGGCTGCCGGTGATCGCGATGGCCGCGACCAACGGCTTGCGCGTGCCCGCCGAACTGGGGTTCGAGGCCGCCGGGCTGCCGCTTTCCCCGGTGCATGAGGTGCAGGGCATCGCCACCGCCCTGTCGCTGGCGGCGGCGGGCTTCGGCATCGCCATCCTGCCGGGCTATGCGCGCGTCGGGCTTCCGGCCGGGCTTGCCGCGCTGCCCCTGGCCGACCCGTCGATCCGCCGCGACCTGGCGCTGGCCCTGCCGCCGGACCGCCTGCTGTCGCCCGCAGGGCGGGCACTGGCCGACCATCTGGTCCGCAGCCTGCGCAAGCTGGCCCCGGACGACGCCGCAATCGTTAACGATACATGAATTCTTCGGGGTCAACCCATTGGAATCATTCACTCCGCTCCGCGTCCCATCGTGGGACGCCTCAGGTCTCGCGCAGCCGGAACCGCTGGATCTTGCCGGTCGGCGTCTTGGGAAGCGCTGGCACGAAGATCACCCTGCGGGGATACTTGTAGGGTGCGATCACCGCCTTCACGTGGTCCTGCAGCCGGCCGGCCGTGGCCGCGCCGGGCGCGACCCCCGCCGCCAGCACGACATGGGCCACCACGATCTGCCCCCGCTCGTCATCCGGCTCGCCCACCACGGCACATTCCGCGACCTCGGGATGCTTCAGCAACGCCGCCTCGACCTCGGGCCCGGCGATGTTGTAGCCCGCGCTGACGATCATGTCGTCGTTCCGCGCCGCGAAATGGAAATGCCCGGTCTCATCCTGCCAGAAGGCATCGCCGGTGATGTTCCACCCGTTCTCGACATAGGTCCGCTGCCGGTCGTCGGCCATGTAGCGGCACCCGGTCGGCCCGCGCACCGCCAGCCGCCCGACTGTCCCGCGCGGCACCGCGCGGCCCGCCGCGTCCACGATCTTCGCCTCGTAGCCGGTGACCGGCTTCCCCGTGCAGCCGGGGCGGTGGTCATCGAACCGGTTCGACACGAAGATGTGCAGCATCTCGGTCGCACCGATCCCGTCCAGCATCGGCTTGCCGGTCTTGGCCATCCATTCCTCGTAGACCGGCGCCGGCAGCGTCTCGCCCGCGCTGACCGCGGCCCGCAGCGACGACAGGTCCGCGCCCTCGTCCATCGCCTTCAGCATCACGCGATAGGCCGTGGGCGCGGTGAAGCAGACCGTGGCGCGATAGGTCTCGATGATCTCGATCAGGTTCGGCGGCGACGCGTTCTCCAGCAGGCAGGCCGCCGCGCCGAAGCGCAGCGGAAACACCGCAAGGCCGCCCAGCCCGAAGGTGAAGGCCAGCGGCGGCGAGCCGACAAAGACATCGTCGGGCGTGACGCGCAGCACCTCGCGCGCATAGCCGTCGGCGATGATCATCAGGTCGCGGTGGAAGTGCATCGTGGCCTTGGGTTCGCCGGTGGTGCCCGAGGTGAAGCCCAGCAGGGCCACGTCGTCGCGCCCGGTTGGCGGAGCCTGGAACCGCACCGGCTTGCGCAGCGCGGCACGGTCAAGCTCGGCGTCATGGTTGGCGGTGCCGTCGAAACCGACCACCTGCTTCAGAAACCGCGACTCCTTGGCACAGGCCACGATCTCGTCCATCAGGCGGGTGTCGCAGAGGGCAAGCGAGATCTCGGCCTTGTCCACGATCCTGGACAGTTCCCCGGCCCTGAGCATCGGCATGGTGTTGACCACCACGGCACCCGCCTTGGTGGCGGCCAGCCAGCAGGCCACCATCGCCGGGTTGTTGGCCGACCGGATCAGCACGCGGTTCCCGGGCTTGACGCCATAGTCCTCGACCAGGGCGCGGGCCATGCGGTTGGTCCAGTCGGTCAGTTCCTTGTAGGTGCGGCTGCGGCCGTTGCCGATCAGCGCGGTATGGTCGCCAAAACCGCGCTCGACCATGCGGTCGGTCAGCTCGACACCGGCATTCAGCCAGTCCGGATAGGGAAAGGGCCCCGTCAGCAGGTCCGGCCACTGGTCGAAGGGAGGCAGGTTGTCGCGCGTGAAGGTGTCGGCGTGGCCCGAGGGACCGAGGGCATGAACGGTCATTCGGCATCCTCCGGCACGACGGCGGTGGCCTCGATCTCGACCTTGGCGCGATCCTCTACAAGCGCCACGACCTGCACGAGCGCCATGGCCGGGAAGTGGCGGCCGATGGTGGCGCGATAGGCGGCGCCAACCTGGCGCAGGTTGTCGAGATACTCGCGCTTGTCGGTCACATACCAGGTCAGCCGCACAAGATGCTGTGGCCCTGCACCACCACACGCCAATATCTCGACAATGCTGGCCAGCGCCTGCCGGACCTGGCCGGCGAAGTCGTCGGTCTCGAACTGCTGGTCGGCATTCCAGCCCACCACGCCGCCGGTAAACACCATGCGCCCCCTTGCCGAGACCCCGTTGGCGTAGCCTACCGGCGGTTTCCAGGACTTCGGGTTCAGGAAATCATGCGGACTGTCGGTCATTCCGACCCCTCCTTGACCAGATGTTGCGTGAAACCGCGCTGCATCTCGGCCGGCCAGGGGTCGGGCCGTCCCTGTGCATTCACCCATACGAGCGTGAACATCCCGTTAAGGCGCGGCGCACCCGCGCAGGTGGCGGCGATGGCAAGGGTCACGCTGGTGCGGCCGAGGCGCGTGACATCGAGCGAGAAGGTCAGAACCTCGCCGAGGCGCGACGGCGCGGTGAAGTCGATGGCGATCCGGGCGGTGGGCACGCCACGCCCCTCCGCGACCATCCGCGCGAAGGGGAAGCCGATGACTTCACGAAAGAAGTTCTCGACCGTCGCGTTCGTCATCTCGAAATAGCGGGGGTAGAACACGATGCCCGCAGGGTCGCAGTGATTGAACTCGACCGGGTTGTCGCGCAGCCAGGTCATGCCAGATGCCCCCGCGCGATGACCACGCGCTGCACATCGCTGGCCCCTTCGTAGATCCGCAATGCCCTGATATCGCGGTAGAGTTTCTCGACCGTGCTGCCCGACCGCACGCCCTCTCCGCCAAAGAGCTGAACCGCGGTGTCGATGACGGTCTGCGCTGCCTCGGTGGCGTGCAGCTTTGCCATCGCGGCTTCGCGGGTGATCCGGGGGGCACCCGAGTCCTTGGCCCAGGCGGCGCGATAGACCAGCAGCGCCGAGGCATCGACGGCCATTGCCATGTCGGCGATATGCCCCTGGACAAGCTGGAGATTCGCCAGCGGCTCGCCCTGGATGCGCCGGGCCTTGACGCGCGCGGTCGCCTCGTCGAGCGCCCGGCGGGCCATGCCGAGCGCCGCCGCGCCGACGGTGGAGCGAAACACGTCGAGCACCGACATCGCCAGCTTGAATCCCTCGCCCGGGCGGCCGATCAGGGCCTCGGCGGGCAGGTCCACCCCGTCGAGCGACAGGGTCGCAAGGGGGTGGGGTGCGATGGTTTCCAGCCGTTCCGCGATCGTCAGTCCGGGGCTGCCGGCGGGCATCAGGAAGGCGGAAATGCCCTTGGCGCCGGGGGCTTCGCCGGTTCGGGCAAAGACCGTGTAGAGATCGGCGATGCCGCCGTTCGAGATCCAGGTCTTGGCGCCCGACAGGCGCCAGCCCGCCTCGGTGCGGGTGGCG
Encoded here:
- a CDS encoding xanthine dehydrogenase family protein molybdopterin-binding subunit, translated to MPRREDARLLAGQGRFVANLVPPGCLHLAFLRSPYRAGRIALLDTADARDLPGVRAVLTAGDLVWQATAAVNPLLPEARMVPLVPLARGFVRAAGQAVAAVVADTPEAARDAVDAILFEVEEDPESPEPVARERVGAADALPPGGQRIVARVDHALVAPMAMEPRAALAVPDDAGLTVWLPVQTPQRCRDDLAAMLGLPPDRVRVVAPDVGGAFGGKASLMPEDAVVAAAALRLGRGVFWQGTRSEDFVAATQGRGARTRAEAVLEGGRITALRATMTFPLGHWMPYSALAPARNGARILPGPYLIEDCGAEVTALTTEGPAVNIYRGAGRPEAAMLLERLMDRAAEADGTDPLEMRRRHVSGAGPRACSGDMGALLDRMAVAADYAGLRLRQAARRAAGAVCGIGIGLYVEPCGQGWETAGIDLLPDGTVRARSGSSAQGQGRETAAAQIVAERLGIDPGRIAVAAGDTAVMPEGIGALASRSTAIGGAALLRAADRFLMELREAAAAMLGVDPAAVSVTDAGVSTGAATLSWGDVAARLGRPLSVDLRHETGAEAWASGAVLAEVGIDPDTGAVTVERITWADDAGRVVNPVLVRGQLLGGLAQGLGAALMERMVIRDGQCLTGSLMDYAVPRAADMPPVTLLSCPTPSPANPLGAKGVGEAGCIGVPAAILNAVQDALIPHGAPDLSLPLTPEKVWRAINRLPQEAP
- a CDS encoding LysR family transcriptional regulator produces the protein MRPPLRQIETFLAIAETGSLSAAARRLGLSQPAVSQALRDLESHLGLRLIDRTTRRLALTEAGQTFRTLAGRGLAALDHAAEAARDAAALRTGRVRLAAPPFLAATVLPPVLAAFRALHPGLAVDLADLPTAGIVARLRGGGADIGLGTFPVAEADLSRRPVLSDPMMAFAAPGTLPPAPRWADLAGLPVIAMAATNGLRVPAELGFEAAGLPLSPVHEVQGIATALSLAAAGFGIAILPGYARVGLPAGLAALPLADPSIRRDLALALPPDRLLSPAGRALADHLVRSLRKLAPDDAAIVNDT
- a CDS encoding AMP-binding protein; translation: MTVHALGPSGHADTFTRDNLPPFDQWPDLLTGPFPYPDWLNAGVELTDRMVERGFGDHTALIGNGRSRTYKELTDWTNRMARALVEDYGVKPGNRVLIRSANNPAMVACWLAATKAGAVVVNTMPMLRAGELSRIVDKAEISLALCDTRLMDEIVACAKESRFLKQVVGFDGTANHDAELDRAALRKPVRFQAPPTGRDDVALLGFTSGTTGEPKATMHFHRDLMIIADGYAREVLRVTPDDVFVGSPPLAFTFGLGGLAVFPLRFGAAACLLENASPPNLIEIIETYRATVCFTAPTAYRVMLKAMDEGADLSSLRAAVSAGETLPAPVYEEWMAKTGKPMLDGIGATEMLHIFVSNRFDDHRPGCTGKPVTGYEAKIVDAAGRAVPRGTVGRLAVRGPTGCRYMADDRQRTYVENGWNITGDAFWQDETGHFHFAARNDDMIVSAGYNIAGPEVEAALLKHPEVAECAVVGEPDDERGQIVVAHVVLAAGVAPGAATAGRLQDHVKAVIAPYKYPRRVIFVPALPKTPTGKIQRFRLRET
- a CDS encoding RidA family protein; the protein is MTDSPHDFLNPKSWKPPVGYANGVSARGRMVFTGGVVGWNADQQFETDDFAGQVRQALASIVEILACGGAGPQHLVRLTWYVTDKREYLDNLRQVGAAYRATIGRHFPAMALVQVVALVEDRAKVEIEATAVVPEDAE
- a CDS encoding acyl-CoA thioesterase, with translation MTWLRDNPVEFNHCDPAGIVFYPRYFEMTNATVENFFREVIGFPFARMVAEGRGVPTARIAIDFTAPSRLGEVLTFSLDVTRLGRTSVTLAIAATCAGAPRLNGMFTLVWVNAQGRPDPWPAEMQRGFTQHLVKEGSE
- a CDS encoding acyl-CoA dehydrogenase family protein, producing MPDRSFLDWPFFEPRHRDLAARLDDWCAAHLPVYHGDTDAACRGLVAALGRDGWLVHSGADTGETLDVRTLCLIRETLARHDPLADFSFAMQGLGMGAVSLFGTPEQRRWLARTRSGQAIAAFALTEPGSGSDVAATATTATRTEAGWRLSGAKTWISNGGIADLYTVFARTGEAPGAKGISAFLMPAGSPGLTIAERLETIAPHPLATLSLDGVDLPAEALIGRPGEGFKLAMSVLDVFRSTVGAAALGMARRALDEATARVKARRIQGEPLANLQLVQGHIADMAMAVDASALLVYRAAWAKDSGAPRITREAAMAKLHATEAAQTVIDTAVQLFGGEGVRSGSTVEKLYRDIRALRIYEGASDVQRVVIARGHLA